A genomic window from Deltaproteobacteria bacterium includes:
- a CDS encoding aminoglycoside phosphotransferase family protein has product MDGRDPRPPADMTGSIPDLARVRAFLRRWCDTEVAVDRLEVSHLTVGPDGPRRALYEGPGPGGQVLRLVAQRVEPAEGRRLEAELNRDHRRPGGPATPGFAQPAIYAPELHLLFQAFPADRRLGALAQAADGGAMAAVLEAALAPRTGGARLVGVAVHVVRYKPARKCLFRYELTWAGGAAPSRPAVVYAKVARRSKFERTRHILGRLRAHADSLVFELPEPLGTVPELCMELFSHLAGVHFSTLVTTDAFPQLCERVAAGLHHFHTLPVALGWEWDVAANVARVSDSAAEFAALLPAERPRIAALGQDLRAHLGALPPPPLRLIHGDFHGGNILVDGTRIGLVDLESCAMGDPADDVGSNWAQLTWHTLKAGARTPIPSLGRHAFLEAYLRRTDAETAARVPTYAAMHCFLFAYQCRRHPQDPARYENAEAMLAACEQVLAKGLP; this is encoded by the coding sequence ATGGACGGCCGCGACCCGCGGCCACCGGCCGACATGACGGGCTCGATCCCCGATCTCGCACGTGTGCGTGCCTTCCTGCGCCGGTGGTGCGACACCGAGGTCGCGGTCGACCGTCTCGAGGTGAGCCACCTGACGGTCGGCCCCGACGGGCCGCGCCGTGCCCTCTACGAGGGTCCGGGACCGGGCGGGCAGGTGCTGCGCCTGGTCGCCCAGCGGGTGGAGCCCGCCGAGGGCCGGCGGCTCGAGGCCGAGCTCAACCGGGATCACCGCCGGCCCGGCGGGCCGGCAACCCCCGGCTTCGCGCAGCCGGCGATCTACGCTCCCGAGCTCCACCTCCTCTTCCAGGCCTTCCCGGCGGACCGCCGGCTCGGCGCGCTCGCCCAGGCGGCGGACGGCGGCGCGATGGCGGCGGTGCTCGAGGCGGCGCTCGCGCCGCGCACGGGCGGGGCGCGCCTGGTGGGCGTCGCCGTCCACGTCGTGCGCTACAAGCCCGCGCGGAAGTGTCTGTTTCGCTACGAGCTCACGTGGGCCGGCGGGGCGGCACCGAGCCGGCCGGCGGTGGTGTACGCGAAGGTGGCGCGCCGGTCGAAGTTCGAGCGCACGCGGCACATCCTCGGGCGCCTCCGCGCCCACGCCGACAGCCTCGTCTTCGAGCTGCCCGAGCCCCTCGGCACCGTGCCCGAGCTGTGCATGGAGCTCTTCTCCCACCTGGCGGGGGTCCATTTCTCCACACTCGTCACGACCGACGCGTTCCCGCAGCTCTGCGAGCGGGTCGCCGCCGGCCTGCATCATTTTCACACCCTTCCCGTCGCCCTCGGGTGGGAATGGGACGTCGCGGCGAACGTTGCGCGTGTGAGCGACAGCGCCGCCGAGTTCGCCGCGCTGCTGCCCGCCGAGCGGCCGCGAATCGCGGCGCTCGGCCAGGATCTCCGGGCCCACCTCGGCGCGCTGCCTCCGCCGCCGCTCCGACTGATCCACGGCGACTTCCACGGCGGCAACATCCTCGTCGATGGCACCCGCATCGGGCTGGTGGATCTGGAGAGTTGTGCAATGGGGGACCCGGCGGACGACGTCGGATCGAACTGGGCGCAGCTCACGTGGCACACGCTCAAGGCGGGCGCCCGGACGCCGATTCCGAGCCTCGGTCGCCACGCATTTCTCGAGGCGTATCTCCGGCGCACCGACGCCGAGACCGCGGCGCGCGTCCCCACCTACGCCGCGATGCACTGCTTCCTCTTCGCCTATCAGTGCCGGCGGCATCCCCAGGACCCGGCGCGCTACGAGAATGCCGAGGCGATGCTCGCCGCCTGTGAGCAAGTTCTGGCGAAGGGCCTTCCCTGA
- a CDS encoding Gfo/Idh/MocA family oxidoreductase — MRPRAGPPPHRGAPGRRRGAVLHATLEPLHRDDGPAAARARLPRAVARRRRAAVRHPGAAGDAGPRRLAPPAFGRPARPLARRRTARRRGARWAGRDHAPSRAHGHRGARASGRAPCAPRRSRARTVLHDGEPGGRGARLMERSLAVVGAGTIFEQHARACAALAGRVRLVAVADVDEAKLEAAATKYDIPAAHADYRQLIHRDDVDIVAVCTPPCAHEEVVIGALEAGKYVICEKPLAPTLAAADRIVDAARRFPGRLSTVYQSRWLPEVQRTVWLRDRGRLGPLLFGRFSRYARYQRPAKTPKPGRTPKPRRADWWGRWAVAGGGAAMTQLIHELDLVCHIFGPAAEVSAVIDTLKEPIESEDTCVATIRLASGAIACCYATVSAHRTANGFDVFGQLGSVHYPWSFESMDRAWREDALRAVLGVHPPAPEPEESAHTPFLRAVLDAIDAGRPLPIGPDEARASLELCVALYASALTHEPIRLPFERTNPYYAGITTSDYDGRGRDIVAAAVGHET; from the coding sequence ATGCGACCTCGAGCTGGGCCGCCGCCGCATCGCGGAGCTCCTGGGCGACGCCGTGGCGCCGTTCTTCACGCCACCCTGGAACCGCTGCACCGAGACGACGGGCCGGCTGCTGCGCGAGCTCGGCTTCCGCGTGCTGTCGCGCGACGCCGCCGAGCCGCCGTTCGGCATCCCGGGGCTGCTGGAGATGCCGGTCCGCGTCGACTGGCTCCGCCGGCCTTCGGGCGCCCCGCGCGACCTCTCGCTCGTCGCCGCACGGCTCGCAGGCGCGGCGCACGATGGGCCGGCCGGGATCATGCTCCATCACGAGCACATGGACACCGAGGAGCTCGAGCGTCTGGGCGAGCTCCTTGCGCTCCTCGGCGGTCACGCGCGCGCACGGTGTTGCACGATGGAGAGCCTGGCGGCCGAGGGGCGCGGCTGATGGAGCGCAGCCTGGCCGTCGTCGGCGCCGGCACCATCTTCGAGCAGCATGCGCGCGCCTGTGCAGCGCTGGCCGGGCGGGTGCGGCTCGTCGCCGTCGCCGATGTCGATGAGGCCAAGCTCGAGGCCGCCGCGACGAAATACGACATCCCGGCCGCCCACGCCGACTACCGGCAGCTCATCCACCGGGACGACGTCGATATCGTCGCGGTCTGCACGCCGCCGTGTGCGCACGAGGAGGTGGTCATCGGCGCGCTCGAGGCCGGTAAATACGTGATCTGCGAGAAGCCGCTGGCGCCCACGCTGGCGGCCGCGGACCGCATCGTCGACGCCGCGCGGCGATTTCCGGGGCGGCTCTCGACCGTCTACCAGTCTCGCTGGCTGCCGGAGGTGCAGAGGACGGTCTGGCTGCGCGACCGGGGCCGCCTGGGACCTCTGCTCTTCGGCCGGTTCAGCCGCTACGCGCGATATCAGAGGCCGGCGAAGACGCCGAAGCCCGGCCGGACGCCCAAGCCGCGGCGAGCCGACTGGTGGGGCCGCTGGGCGGTGGCGGGCGGCGGCGCCGCGATGACCCAGCTGATCCACGAGCTGGACCTGGTCTGCCACATCTTCGGGCCGGCCGCCGAGGTCTCGGCGGTCATCGATACCCTGAAGGAGCCCATCGAATCGGAGGACACCTGTGTCGCGACCATCCGGCTCGCGAGCGGGGCGATCGCCTGCTGCTATGCGACCGTCTCCGCGCACCGGACCGCCAACGGCTTCGACGTGTTCGGCCAGCTCGGCTCGGTCCACTATCCGTGGAGCTTCGAGTCCATGGACCGCGCGTGGCGCGAGGACGCCCTGCGCGCCGTCCTGGGGGTGCACCCGCCGGCGCCCGAGCCGGAGGAGAGCGCGCACACGCCCTTCCTGCGCGCCGTCCTCGACGCGATCGACGCGGGCCGGCCGTTGCCCATCGGGCCGGACGAGGCGCGCGCGTCGCTCGAGCTGTGCGTGGCCCTCTACGCGTCCGCGCTGACGCACGAGCCGATCAGGCTGCCGTTCGAGCGTACCAACCCGTACTACGCGGGCATCACGACGAGCGACTACGATGGCCGCGGGCGGGACATTGTCGCGGCCGCGGTGGGACACGAGACGTGA
- a CDS encoding glycosyl transferase, protein MGEPAVLFYCQHVLGMGHLVRSLALARALARRFRVIFLNGGAVPRGLPRPAGIEFVDLPPLGFDDTGRLVSRDSRRSVERAQRERRETILRTFHRVQPHAVVVELFPFGRKKFAEELLPLFEEVRALGAQRPLLVSSLRDILATGRRDQARHDERACMLANRYLDAILVHADPRFARLEESFRPEQELRVPVHYTGFVITDTPRRRSARRARHLIVSAGGGLVGGPLLRAAIQAHALLWERERLRTTVVAGPFLPATEWRALGRAARKLAGLELRRSVPDLTTELAGATASVSQCGYNTALEIVRARLPALVVPFSEAGRDEQWVRARRLERLGAVRVLEPERLDGPTLAAEVRALLRFRPPPVALDLGGARRTVAILDEMLDVAGLTPAPTDDQVA, encoded by the coding sequence ATGGGTGAGCCCGCCGTTCTCTTCTACTGCCAGCATGTCCTCGGCATGGGTCACCTCGTGCGTTCGCTCGCGCTCGCCCGGGCGCTCGCCCGGCGATTCCGCGTCATCTTCCTGAACGGGGGTGCCGTGCCCCGCGGGCTGCCGCGGCCGGCGGGGATCGAGTTCGTCGACCTGCCGCCTCTCGGCTTCGACGACACGGGACGGCTCGTGAGCCGCGACTCCCGCCGGTCGGTCGAGCGTGCGCAGCGCGAGCGGCGCGAGACGATCCTCCGTACCTTTCACCGCGTGCAGCCGCACGCCGTCGTCGTCGAGCTCTTTCCCTTCGGGCGAAAGAAGTTCGCCGAGGAGCTGTTGCCGCTGTTCGAGGAAGTGCGTGCCCTGGGGGCGCAGCGCCCGCTCCTCGTCTCGAGCCTGCGCGACATCCTGGCGACCGGGCGTCGCGATCAGGCGCGGCACGACGAGCGCGCCTGCATGCTCGCCAACCGCTACCTGGACGCGATTCTCGTCCACGCCGACCCCCGCTTCGCCCGCCTGGAGGAGTCGTTCCGCCCCGAGCAGGAGCTGCGCGTTCCCGTACACTACACGGGTTTCGTGATCACCGACACGCCGCGGCGTCGGAGCGCACGCCGCGCGCGTCACCTGATCGTATCGGCGGGAGGTGGTCTCGTCGGCGGGCCTCTCTTGCGCGCCGCCATCCAGGCGCATGCGCTGCTCTGGGAGCGCGAGCGGCTGCGAACGACGGTGGTCGCCGGCCCGTTCCTTCCCGCGACGGAGTGGCGCGCGCTCGGCCGGGCGGCACGCAAGCTCGCGGGACTCGAGCTCAGGCGCTCCGTCCCGGACCTCACCACGGAGCTCGCCGGCGCCACGGCGTCGGTCAGCCAGTGCGGCTACAACACGGCGCTCGAAATCGTGCGGGCGCGCCTGCCGGCGCTCGTCGTGCCGTTCAGCGAGGCGGGGAGGGACGAGCAGTGGGTCAGGGCCCGGCGGCTCGAGCGGCTCGGGGCGGTGCGCGTGCTCGAGCCCGAGCGGCTCGACGGTCCGACGCTCGCGGCCGAGGTGCGCGCGCTGCTCCGCTTCCGGCCGCCGCCGGTCGCGCTCGACCTCGGCGGGGCGCGGCGCACGGTCGCGATCCTGGACGAGATGCTCGACGTGGCGGGACTCACGCCAGCGCCGACCGACGATCAAGTCGCATGA
- a CDS encoding aminoglycoside phosphotransferase family protein, which produces MTSIADLASVRTFLRRWCDTEVALDRLEVSHLTVGPDGPRAALYEGPGPGGQVLRLVAQRVESTEGRRLEAELNRDCRRSGAPAAAGFLQPAIYAPELHLLFQVFPADGRLGALAQAADGSAMAAVLEAALAARTGGARLAGVAVHVVRYKPARKCLFRYELTWAGGAAAGRPAVVYAKVARRSKFERTRHILGRICAAADGLVFELPEPLGFVPELCMELFSPVAGVPFSTLAAADHFPALCRRVAAALHQLHALPIDIGREHGAAANAARVAAGAAEFAALLPAERPRIAALGRALRARLGALPASRPGLIHGDFHGDNVVVDGTRLGLLDLEGCATGDPADDVGSMWAQLTWLGCKAGASASTAGRDAFLAAYLARADGEAAVRVPVHAAMHCFLYAYQCLRHPRRRGRHEHARALLAACEATLADGRG; this is translated from the coding sequence TTGACCTCGATTGCCGATCTCGCGAGCGTGCGCACCTTCCTGCGCCGGTGGTGCGATACCGAGGTCGCCCTCGACCGTCTGGAGGTGAGCCACCTGACGGTCGGCCCCGACGGGCCGCGGGCCGCCCTCTACGAGGGTCCGGGGCCGGGCGGGCAGGTGCTGCGTCTGGTCGCCCAGCGGGTGGAGTCCACGGAGGGCCGGCGGCTCGAGGCCGAGCTCAACCGAGACTGCCGCCGGTCCGGCGCGCCGGCAGCCGCGGGCTTCCTGCAGCCGGCGATCTACGCTCCCGAGCTCCACCTCCTCTTCCAGGTCTTCCCGGCCGACGGCCGGCTCGGCGCGCTCGCCCAGGCGGCGGACGGCAGCGCGATGGCGGCGGTGCTCGAGGCGGCACTCGCGGCGCGCACGGGCGGGGCGCGCCTGGCGGGCGTCGCCGTCCACGTCGTGCGCTACAAGCCGGCGCGGAAGTGTCTGTTTCGCTACGAGCTCACGTGGGCGGGCGGGGCGGCAGCGGGCCGGCCGGCGGTGGTGTACGCGAAGGTGGCGCGCCGGTCGAAGTTCGAGCGCACGCGGCACATCCTCGGGCGCATCTGCGCCGCCGCCGACGGCCTCGTCTTCGAGCTGCCCGAGCCCCTCGGCTTCGTGCCCGAGCTGTGCATGGAGCTCTTCTCCCCGGTGGCCGGCGTCCCGTTTTCCACTCTCGCCGCGGCCGACCACTTCCCCGCCCTCTGCCGTCGCGTGGCCGCCGCGCTGCACCAGCTTCACGCCCTGCCCATCGACATCGGCCGGGAACACGGCGCGGCAGCGAACGCCGCCCGCGTGGCCGCGGGTGCGGCCGAGTTCGCCGCGCTGCTGCCCGCCGAGCGGCCGCGAATCGCGGCGCTCGGCCGCGCGCTCCGCGCCCGCCTCGGCGCGCTGCCAGCGTCGCGGCCCGGGCTGATCCACGGCGACTTCCACGGCGACAACGTCGTCGTCGACGGCACCCGGCTCGGGCTGCTCGACCTCGAAGGCTGTGCGACCGGCGACCCCGCGGACGACGTCGGCTCGATGTGGGCTCAGCTCACATGGCTCGGCTGCAAGGCGGGGGCCTCCGCGTCGACGGCCGGGCGGGACGCCTTCCTCGCGGCGTACCTCGCGCGGGCCGATGGCGAGGCGGCGGTGCGCGTACCCGTCCACGCGGCCATGCACTGCTTCCTCTACGCCTACCAGTGCCTCCGCCACCCGCGCCGGCGCGGCCGCCACGAGCACGCCCGGGCGCTGCTGGCTGCCTGCGAAGCAACCCTCGCGGACGGGCGAGGGTGA
- a CDS encoding glycosyl transferase, translating to MREPAVLFYCQHVLGMGHLVRSLALARALADRFRVVFLNGGPVPRGLPRPAGIEFVDLPPLGFDATDRLVSRDSHRPLEDAQRERRETILRTFHRLQPRAVVVELFPFGRRKFAAELLPLFEEAHAGGAHRPLLLSSLRDILTTGRRDQARCDEHACMLANRYLDAILVHGDPHFARLEESFGLERDLRVPVFYTGFVVADAPRRPDPRRRRRLIVSAGGGLAGGPLFRAAVEAHGPLWRRERLRTTVVAGPFLPETDWRALRRAAREVAGLELRRSVPDLGQELCGAAASVSQCGYNTALDIVRARVPALVVPCSELGKDEQWVRARRLERLGVVRVLEPERLDGPTLAAEVRALLGFRPSPLVLDLGGAPRTVALLDEMLDGAGRARAPADEGVGECSGGSGC from the coding sequence GTGCGTGAGCCCGCCGTCCTCTTCTACTGCCAGCACGTCCTCGGCATGGGGCATCTGGTCCGTTCGCTCGCGCTCGCCCGGGCACTCGCCGACCGATTCCGCGTCGTCTTCCTGAACGGCGGTCCGGTGCCGCGCGGGCTGCCGCGGCCGGCCGGGATCGAGTTCGTCGACCTGCCGCCGCTCGGCTTCGACGCCACGGATCGGCTCGTCAGCCGCGACTCCCACCGGCCGCTCGAGGACGCGCAGCGCGAGCGGCGGGAGACGATCCTCCGTACCTTTCACCGCCTGCAGCCCCGCGCCGTCGTCGTCGAGCTCTTCCCCTTCGGGCGAAGGAAGTTCGCCGCGGAGCTCCTGCCGCTGTTCGAGGAGGCGCACGCCGGCGGGGCGCACCGCCCCCTCCTCCTCTCGAGCCTGCGCGATATCCTCACGACCGGACGCCGCGATCAGGCGCGGTGCGACGAGCACGCCTGCATGCTCGCGAACCGCTACCTGGACGCGATCCTGGTCCACGGCGACCCGCACTTCGCGCGCCTGGAAGAATCATTCGGTCTCGAGCGGGATCTCCGCGTTCCCGTGTTCTACACCGGCTTCGTGGTCGCCGACGCACCCCGGCGTCCGGACCCGCGCCGGAGGCGTCGCCTGATCGTATCGGCGGGAGGTGGGCTGGCCGGCGGGCCGCTCTTCCGCGCCGCCGTCGAGGCCCACGGGCCGCTCTGGCGGCGCGAGCGCCTGCGGACGACGGTGGTGGCCGGCCCGTTCCTTCCCGAGACCGACTGGCGGGCGCTCCGGCGGGCGGCGCGCGAGGTGGCGGGGCTCGAGCTGCGGCGGTCGGTCCCAGACCTCGGTCAGGAGCTCTGCGGCGCCGCGGCGTCGGTCAGCCAGTGCGGCTACAACACGGCGCTCGACATCGTGCGGGCGCGCGTACCCGCGCTGGTCGTACCGTGCAGCGAGCTGGGCAAGGACGAGCAGTGGGTCCGGGCCCGACGGCTCGAGCGGCTCGGGGTGGTGCGCGTGCTCGAACCCGAACGGCTCGACGGGCCGACGCTCGCCGCCGAGGTGCGCGCGTTGCTCGGCTTTCGGCCGTCGCCGCTCGTGCTCGACCTCGGCGGGGCGCCGCGCACGGTCGCCCTCCTGGACGAGATGCTCGACGGTGCGGGTCGCGCGCGCGCGCCGGCCGACGAGGGGGTGGGCGAGTGCTCCGGAGGATCGGGCTGTTGA